The Blautia luti nucleotide sequence GATGTGGCACAGTAGAACAGGAAATAAAAAGGAGGAATGAACAATGACAGAGGAGATCAGGAAACTGCAGGAACTTGTAGATCAGTATGACAATATTGTGTTTTTCGGGGGAGCCGGTGTTTCCACAGAAAGCGGGATCCCTGATTTCAGAAGCCAGGACGGGCTTTATAATCAGAAATATGATTATCCGCCGGAAACGATCCTGAGCCATACCTTCTTTATGAGGAAACCGGAGGAATTCTATAAATTTTACAGGGATAAAATGCTCTGTGATACAGCGAAACCCAATGCAGCGCATCTGAAGCTTGCCCAGCTGGAACAGGCAGGGAAGCTGAAGGCAGTGATCACCCAGAATATTGATAACCTGCATCAGATGGCAGGAAGCAAAAAGGTTCTGGAACTTCACGGAAGTGTATACCGTAATTACTGTATGAAATGCGGCAGGTTCTATGATTTCGCGCATATGAAGGCATCTGTCGGAGTACCGCGGTGTGAATGCGGTGGGATCATCAAGCCGGATGTGGTTCTATATGAAGAGGGACTGGATAATGAGACGATCAATGAGTCTGTGAAAGCGATTTCCCAGGCGCAGGTGCTGATTATCGGAGGAACTTCACTGGCTGTTTATCCGGCAGCAGGGCTGATCGATTATTTCAGGGGAGAACATCTGGTGGTGATTAATAAGATGCCTACGCCAAGGGACAGATTTGCAGATCTTCTGATCAAGGAGCCTATCGGGGAGGTATTTGCACAGATACAGGTCAGATGACCAGGAAGGTTCCGTCAGGCTGTGTTTTCAGAAAGATACAGAAAAAAAGGAGAAAAAGAAATGGGACTTCTGTATGAAGTAGGAGATATTGTAACATTAAAAAAGGTTCATCCCTGCGGCAGTAAGGAATGGGAGATCCTGAGAGTAGGGGCTGATTTCCGCCTGAAATGTACAGGATGTGGCCATCAGATCATGGTACCCCGCAGAATGGTAGAAAAAAATACCAGAAATCTTACAAAAAAAGAAAAATAGTGCTTTACAGACAGCAGAATTTATGTTAAAATCAAAAATCGTGATATATTTTATATCCTTGCTCTTTGACAGGCAAAGGGCCAACAGACCATAAGGAGGTAAAGCAAGACATGAACAAGTACGAGTTAGCATTAGTTGTTAGTGCGAAAGTTGAAGACGAAGTACGTGATGCAGTTGTTGAGAAAGCAAAAGGATACATCACACGTTACAACGGCACTATCACAGAAGTAGAAGAATGGGGTAAGAAGAAATTAGCTTACGAAATTCAGAAAATGCATGAAGGCTTCTACTATTTTATTCAGTTTGAAGCAGACGCACAGTGTCCGGCAGAAGTTGAAAGACACGTTCGTATCATGGACAACGTATTAAGATACTTAGTCGTAAGAAAAGACGCATAATCTTATACAGAGTGGATTTTAGAAGGCACCATTAATTGACCCGTTCAACCATTCATAACAGATCGAAGAGGTATTAATATGAACAAAGTAATTTTAATGGGACGCTTAACAAGAGATCCTGAGGTGAGATATTCCGCAGGAGAGAACGCATTGGCCATTGCCAGATATACACTGGCAGTAGACAGAAGATTCCGTCGTGACGGCGAGGCTACTGCAGATTTCATCAGCTGTGTTTCTTTCGGACGTGCAGCAGAGTTTGCGGAGAAGTATTTCCGCCAGGGATTGAAGATCGTTGTTTCAGGTCGTATCCAGACAGGAAGCTACACCAACCGTGATGGACAGAAAGTGTACACCACAGAGGTAGTAGTTGAGGAACAGGAATTCGCAGAGAGTAAGGCAGCAAGCGATAATTACGCAGCTTCCCATCCTCAGGCAGCACCTGCACCGTCCATGTCTTCACCGGGAGCAGCCAGTGCAGACGGCTTTATGAACATTCCAGATGGAATTGATGAAGAACTGCCGTTTAACTAAAGCTTAACAAACTGATAGAATAAGATAGGAGGAAAGCAACCATGGCTTATAATAGAGGCGAAAGACCAGATTCTCCAATGAAGAGAAGAGGCGGCCGCAGAAGAAAAAAAGTTTGCGTATTCTGTGGTAAAGAGAATAACGAAATCGATTACAAGGATGTAGCAAAATTAAGAAAATACGTTTCTGAAAGAGGAAAAATCCTCCCAAGAAGAATCACAGGAAACTGTGCAAAACATCAGAGAGCTCTGACAGTTGCTATCAAGAGAGCACGTCATATGTCTATGATGCCATACATCCAGGACTAATCTGAAATTAACAGGAGCTGCGCCACCGTGCGCGGCTCCTTCCTTTTTTTTGCGCCGGTCTGGTAAATTGGATAGAAATCTGTTATAATGGTTACCGTAACGCGGTATGGAACCAGAACCATACCAGACAGATGTAAAAAAGTAAAGAACGGAAAGAAAGATATGAGTAATAAATTAAAACTGAGAGGCCACATGAAAGCTTTTATGAGCTGGCCTCTGATCCTCTGTGCTTTACTGGTTGTGCTGAACATACTGGTCTATATCACAGATGTGAAAGCCGGTATTGTTGTATCTGTGGGAATTCTTATTTACATTGGAATCGCAGTAGTTGTTCTGCGCTGTCATAAGCCGTTCGTGGTGAATGACCTCATAGCATTTGCGAACCAGTATGATACGCTGGAGAAGAGGATCCTGGAGGAACTGGCACTGCCTTATGCCATCATGGACATGAACGGCAGGCTGATCTGGTCCAATAAAGTATTTGCGGAGCTTACAGGAAAGGACCAGTTTTACAGAAAAAATATCAGCTCCATTTTTCCGGATGTAACACCGGATAAACTGCCGTCTGCCGGAAAGAAAGAGATCAGTGAGATCAGCACTCAGGTGGGTGACAGGATCTACCGGCTTTCCATGCAGAGAGTATCCATGGGAGAAGTGATCGCCAACAGTGAGCTTTTTGAGAAGGTGGACAAGAGTCCGGATCTCATTGCCATGTATATGTATGACGATACGGAGCTTACAGAATATATCCAGAAGAATGAGGACAACAAGCTGGTGGTAGCTCTGGCTTATCTGGATAATTACGAAGAAGCTCTTGAGAGCGTGGAGGATGTAAGACGCTCCCTGCTCATAGCGCTGATCGATCGAAAGATCACCAAATATTTCTCCAATTTCGACGGACTGGTGAAGAAGCTGGAGAAGGATAAATATTTCCTGATCATGCGTCAGAGTTCATTGGAAACTCTGAAAGAACAGCGTTTCCACATTCTGGATGAGGTTAAGACTGTCAATATCGGAAATGAGATGGCCATTACTTTAAGTATCGGTATTGGCCTGAATGCTGCGAATTATCTGCAGAATTATGAATATTCCCGAATTGCCATAGAGATGGCTCTGGGACGCGGCGGTGACCAGGTTGTTATCAAAAACGGCAACAACATTACCTACTACGGCGGCAAGACCCAGCAGGTGGAGAAGACCACCCGTGTAAAAGCAAGGGTAAAGGCCCAGGCGCTGAAAGAATTTATGAGCACCAAGGAACGTGTGGTAGTAATGGGACATAAGATCACGGATGTGGATGCCCTGGGTGCAGCCATCGGTATTTACCGTGCAGGAAGAACCCTGGGAAAAACAGTCAATATTGTGGTAAATGATCCTACAACCTCTATCCGGCCGCTGATGGCAGGATATATGAATAATCCGGATTATGAGCCGTCCATGTTTGTCAACAGTGCACAGGCGAAGGAACTGGTGGATAATAATACCGTAGTAGTAGTAGTGGTAGATACCAATAAACCAAGCTACACAGAATGCCAGGATCTGCTGTACATGACCAAGACAGTGGTAGTCCTTGACCATCACAGAAGAGGCAGTGAAGTGATCGAGAATGCAGTGCTTTCCTATGTAGAGCCGTATGCATCCTCTGCCTGCGAGATGGTTGCGGAGATCCTGCAGTATTTTTCCGACGATCTGCGTATTCGGAATATGGAAGCAGACTGTCTCTATGCAGGTATTATGATCGATACGAATAACTTTACCACACGGGCCGGTGTGCGTACGTTCGAGGCTGCTGCGTTCTTACGAAGAAGCGGTGCAGACGTGACCAGGGTACGTAAGCTGCTCCGTGACAATCTGGAATCTTATAAGGCCAGGGCAGAGGCTGTTCGTACTGCGAGTATTTACAGAAATTATTTTGCTATTGCAAGATGCCCAAGCGAGGGCGTGGACAGCCCGACAGTTGTTGGTGCCCAGGCTGCCAATGAACTTCTGAACATTGCAGGAGTGAAGGCATCCTTTGTACTGACCCAGTATAATGATGAGGTTTATATCAGTGCCCGTGCCATTGATGAGATCAATGTACAGGTAATGATGGAAAAGATGGGCGGCGGCGGACATATGAACATCGCAGGAGCCCAGGTGAAAGCATCTCCGGATGAAGTGGAGAGGATGCTGAAAGAAATTATAGACCAGGAATATCAGGAGGAAAATGTAAAATGAAAGTAATTTTACTTGAAGATGTAAAGTCTCTTGGAAAGAAGGGACAGATCGTAAATGTCAGCGACGGATATGCGAGAAATATGATCCTTCCCAAGAAATTAGGACTGGAAGCAACCCCGAAGAATTTAAATGACCTGAAACTTCAAAAGGCAAATGAAGAGAAAGTTGCCAAAGAAATCTATGAAGCAGCCCAGGTATTTGCCAAAGAACTGGAGACAAAGGAGATCATTCTTACCCTGAAAACAGGCGAGGGTGGAAGAACTTTCGGATCTGTTTCCTCTAAAGAAATCTCAGAAGCAGCGAAGAAACAACTGAATCTGGACATTGATAAAAAGAAACTGCAGCTGCCTGAACCGATCCGCGTCCTGGGTGTGACACAGGTTCCGGTACGTCTTCATCCTAAGGTAACAGGAACTCTTAAGGTATGGGTAAAAGAAGCTTAATCTGATCCTTTCGGGAGGTAGACATAATGGAAGAAGCACTGATCAAAAGGATCCTTCCCCACAGCATGGAGGCAGAACAGTCTGTTATCGGATCTATGATCCTAGACAGGGAAGCCATTCTTGTGGCGTCTGAGATCCTTACCAGTGATGATTTCTATCAGAAGCAGTACGGGATCATTTTTGATGCCATGGTGGAGCTGTGTAATGAGGGGAAACCTGTGGATTTGGTTACTCTTCAGAACCGTCTGAAGGAGAAAGAGCTTCCGCCGGATATCAGCAGCATGGAGTATGTGAAGGATCTGATCACAGCAGTTCCTACTTCTGCCAATATCAAGTATTATGCCAACATTGTCAGTGAGAAGGCAGTGTTGCGCAGACTGATCAAGGCCAATGAGGAGATCGCCAATACCTGTTATCTGGAGAAAGAGAATACAGAAGTCATCCTGGAAGAAGCGGAGAAGAAGCTTTTTAACATTCTGCAGAGACGTAACAATGAGGAGTATGTGCCGATCCAGCAGGTTGTGCTGAATGCCATCAATAATATTGAGAAAGCTTCCAAGCTGAAAGGTTCTGTTACAGGTATTCCTACAGGATTTGTGGATCTGGATTATAAGACTTCCGGCATGCATGCATCAGATCTGGTGCTGATCGCAGCCCGTCCTTCTATGGGCAAGACGGCTTTTGTTCTGAACATCGCACAGTATATGGCGTTTCGCAAGGATGTGACAGTAGCTATTTTCAGTCTGGAAATGTCCAAGGAGCAGCTGGTCAACCGTCTTCTGGCTATGGAGTCACATGTGGATTCCCAGAATATGCGTACCGGAAATCTGAAAGACGAGGACTGGACCAAACTGGTGGAAGGTGCGGACATTATCGGAAAGTCCAATTTGATCATTGATGATACACCGGGTATTTCCATTGCAGAGATGCGTTCGAAATGCAGGAAGTATAAGCTGGAACATAATCTGGGGATCATTATGATCGATTACCTGCAGCTGATGAGCGGAAGCGGGAAAAGCGATTCCCGTCAGCAGGAGATCTCAGATATTTCCCGTTCCCTGAAGGCTCTTGCCAGAGAGTTGAATGTGCCGGTTATTGCATTATCCCAGCTCAGCCGTGCGGTTGAGCAGCGTCCGGATCACAGACCGATGCTTTCGGACTTGCGTGAGTCAGGTGCTATTGAGCAGGATGCGGATGTGGTAATGTTCATCTACAGAGATGATTATTATCATAAGGATACGGAGAAGAAGGATATCGCAGAGATCATTATTGCGAAACAGAGAAACGGCCCTATTGGTACGGTGGAACTGGTATGGCTGCCGAGATATACGCAGTTTGTGAATATGAAGAAATAGAAATATATATGATTTATATGCAGCTTCTGTGCAGATATTAGAGTCTGTGCGGGGCTGTTTTTCTATGAGAAAAAGAGTTTTCCGGATGGGAGCGCATTGTGGTGGAGAATTCTGGAGGCAGCTGACAGGGAAAAGATTTTTATGGGAAATGCCTGTATAATGCCGGTTTTGCAGGGGGATTTTGTCAATGGAAATTTCTTGCATTCTGTATTTGCGGCTTCTATAATTAAGGATAAAAAAGACAGGAGGGGTAGTATGGAACAGCGATATACTGTGACCCGGGCAGCGGAGATTCTGGGAGTGAGGGCATCTGTCCTGCGCTACTGGGAAGAAGAGCTGGATCTGCACATTAACAGGAATGAGCAGGGGCATCGTTATTACACAGGATATGATATTACGCTTCTGGCTAATATAAAGGAACTTAAGAAAAGGGGGCTTGCTTTGCGGGCAATTAAGGATGTGATCCCGAAGATCGCACATACGGTACCGGGGAGTACGGACAGCAGGGTGAAGCTGCTGGAAGGGGAGAAGGCGCCGGATGAGAGGATGGTGGAGTTTCAGAGGATTCTGGAACGGCTGATCACGCAGGAGATGCAGATGAAGAAGGAGGGGGAAGTGGAGTGCCGTAGTTTGGATGCGGCGATCAGGAGGAGGCAGCTGGCCAGGAAGGAGGCGGCGGCTGCATTGGAGAGGAAGAGAGGTCGCAGACGGACGTGAAACGCAGGGGCTGGCGGAACGGGAGAGAAGTTGGGGGATTTTGATTGACGAAAATGGAGTGGGAGGGTATTATGGTGATATAAGATTTTTGGAGAGAGGGTCGGGAAGGAAAGAGGGATAAGAGGATGAAGAAAAGATTTTTAAAGAACGTGCTGGCGTTGTCAGTGGCGGTGGCTGTGATGGGGACTTCTGGTCCGGGGGTATATGCCGGGGAGTTTGAGGGGATGGAAAGTTCAGATTTTTCGGATGGGACGGATGAGGTGCAGGCATCGGAGGGTCAGTCGGCTGAGACGCAGAAGTTTGGTGATGGAACGGAAGAGGTAACGGATGCGGCAGATGCTGAGGTGTTTTCGGATAGTGCGGTTGCTGCTGGGAGTGATTCTGAGGGGGAGAGAAAGTACTCGAAGAATCTTATGGAAGAGGATGGAAAGTGGCGCGGCTGGATTGGGTATGAGAATGAGGATGGAACCCTGACTGTTACCGGTTGGGGAAATCTTGGCGGAAATGTGGATACATTTTTACTTCAGATTCCTTCAAGTATCGGAGGGAAGACAGTAACAGCCATTGGTCCGTATAATGGAAGTTCAACAGACACATCCGACAGATTCTATTTTTTGGATCCGCGAACAATCAAAGCACTGGAGCTGCCGGATACAGTTACGAGGCTTGCCGGATACAGTTCATGGTATGGAGTGTTTGGGGCATTTCGAAATCTGGAAGATCTGAAACTGCCGGACAATCCGGAATTTAAAGTCGGTGACGGAACATCAGTTTTATTTGATTATAGTTATAACGAAGATTATATGATGCCTCATTTGAAATCATTGAAAATGTATAATAAGGAATCATGGAATTATTACGGGGCATCTGATAAAGAGGTAATGGATACCATCACATCCCTTACATTATATGGAAATTCTGAGTATGAAGAGCAGGTATATAACACAGAGACAGGGCAGTATGAAACAAGGATAAGAACGGAACTGGGAGTTTCGGGGTATCCGAAACTTCAGACACTGGTGCTGAATGGAAGTGCAGAAACCTTGAATGTAGGAGGTAGTGAACTTAATACGATTTATTCTACAGGAAGTTTCAGTACATTGAAGTTGATGTCCTGTCCGAAACTTACTGAATTTAATGCAGAGTGTACATTTGACAGGTTATATCTGGTTGACTGCCCGGAACTTACAACAGTGAATACGAAATCTGATCTGGAAAAAGTATCCACAGAGAGACTGGAAAACTGTCCGAATTTTCCATTGAAAAAAATCAGTATAAAACCTGAATATCTTGATATTTGTGCATATATGAATTCTCAGGTGGAAGTGATCAATATGGATCTGTCAGAGCTGCAATGGCGGGCCAGCTTAAATCTGGCTACATTTTGTAAGGCAGAACACTTGAGAGAAATCAATGTAGTCAGGGAAAATTGGGGATATTATTCAATTGATGGTGTCTTATATTGTGGAGGAAATGATTCAAGTGGAGAAAAGCAGCTGAGATTTTATCCACCGGCGAAGAGTTCTGGTGGAAGTTATACTCTTCCGTCGGATACGACAGCTATTAGTCCCTTTGCTTTTTATGGAAGCAAGCTTGATAAAGTAGTGATTCCGGATAATATTTCAGCATCTTATACATGGATTTCCGTGAATGTGGATTCTTATTATAAGAACAGAGAGTATTTTCAGGAACTTCAGGATACCAATATAACTTATATAGGAGTTGGTACGCTCAGCAATGTGAAATTTGCTATGGTGCGTGGCTCTAAGGCAATGGATTACGAATGGAACTGGGAAGATTGTGGCAGTAGAATTACCAGTAAGCTGAATGAGTCCAGAATCATTTATTACACAGGTGGAACTTATAAGATCAATTATGACCTGGATGGTGGTACAAATAATCCGGGAAATCCTACCAGCTATGTGGCAGGTGAGGTACAGTCCTATCCGCTTCTCGCTCCGACGAAAAAGGGGTATACTTTCGAAAAATGGGTGGATGAAGTTGGAGATGGAGTAGAGAATACGAAATTGAGGAAAGGTGTGTACGGAGATAGAACATTTAAGGCAGTCTGGAAGAAAAATGCGGCAACGCCGACTCCTACAGTGACACCGAAACCGACAGTGACACCGAAACCGACAGTAAAACCGACAGTGACACCGAAACCGACAGTAAAACCGACGGTGACACCGAAGCCGACACCAAAACCGACAGCAACACCGAAGCCAACAGCAACACCAAAACCAACGGAAGCACCAAAGCCAACAGTAACACCAACAGCTACTCCAATCCCATCAGATCCGGGTACTGTAATCACGAAAGATACCTATAAGGGATACACAGAAAGCTCCCTTGTGATCGATAAAAATGTAAAGAAGATCGAAGCCGGTGCATTCGCAGATTGCAGTAATCTGGTAAGTATTTATTTTACAGGGGATGCTCCGGAGATGGATGCGAACATGTTTACAGGAA carries:
- a CDS encoding single-stranded DNA-binding protein produces the protein MNKVILMGRLTRDPEVRYSAGENALAIARYTLAVDRRFRRDGEATADFISCVSFGRAAEFAEKYFRQGLKIVVSGRIQTGSYTNRDGQKVYTTEVVVEEQEFAESKAASDNYAASHPQAAPAPSMSSPGAASADGFMNIPDGIDEELPFN
- the dnaB gene encoding replicative DNA helicase; its protein translation is MEEALIKRILPHSMEAEQSVIGSMILDREAILVASEILTSDDFYQKQYGIIFDAMVELCNEGKPVDLVTLQNRLKEKELPPDISSMEYVKDLITAVPTSANIKYYANIVSEKAVLRRLIKANEEIANTCYLEKENTEVILEEAEKKLFNILQRRNNEEYVPIQQVVLNAINNIEKASKLKGSVTGIPTGFVDLDYKTSGMHASDLVLIAARPSMGKTAFVLNIAQYMAFRKDVTVAIFSLEMSKEQLVNRLLAMESHVDSQNMRTGNLKDEDWTKLVEGADIIGKSNLIIDDTPGISIAEMRSKCRKYKLEHNLGIIMIDYLQLMSGSGKSDSRQQEISDISRSLKALARELNVPVIALSQLSRAVEQRPDHRPMLSDLRESGAIEQDADVVMFIYRDDYYHKDTEKKDIAEIIIAKQRNGPIGTVELVWLPRYTQFVNMKK
- a CDS encoding DUF951 domain-containing protein; the protein is MGLLYEVGDIVTLKKVHPCGSKEWEILRVGADFRLKCTGCGHQIMVPRRMVEKNTRNLTKKEK
- a CDS encoding MerR family transcriptional regulator, which gives rise to MEQRYTVTRAAEILGVRASVLRYWEEELDLHINRNEQGHRYYTGYDITLLANIKELKKRGLALRAIKDVIPKIAHTVPGSTDSRVKLLEGEKAPDERMVEFQRILERLITQEMQMKKEGEVECRSLDAAIRRRQLARKEAAAALERKRGRRRT
- the rplI gene encoding 50S ribosomal protein L9, giving the protein MKVILLEDVKSLGKKGQIVNVSDGYARNMILPKKLGLEATPKNLNDLKLQKANEEKVAKEIYEAAQVFAKELETKEIILTLKTGEGGRTFGSVSSKEISEAAKKQLNLDIDKKKLQLPEPIRVLGVTQVPVRLHPKVTGTLKVWVKEA
- the rpsR gene encoding 30S ribosomal protein S18 gives rise to the protein MAYNRGERPDSPMKRRGGRRRKKVCVFCGKENNEIDYKDVAKLRKYVSERGKILPRRITGNCAKHQRALTVAIKRARHMSMMPYIQD
- the rpsF gene encoding 30S ribosomal protein S6, whose protein sequence is MNKYELALVVSAKVEDEVRDAVVEKAKGYITRYNGTITEVEEWGKKKLAYEIQKMHEGFYYFIQFEADAQCPAEVERHVRIMDNVLRYLVVRKDA
- a CDS encoding DHH family phosphoesterase, giving the protein MSNKLKLRGHMKAFMSWPLILCALLVVLNILVYITDVKAGIVVSVGILIYIGIAVVVLRCHKPFVVNDLIAFANQYDTLEKRILEELALPYAIMDMNGRLIWSNKVFAELTGKDQFYRKNISSIFPDVTPDKLPSAGKKEISEISTQVGDRIYRLSMQRVSMGEVIANSELFEKVDKSPDLIAMYMYDDTELTEYIQKNEDNKLVVALAYLDNYEEALESVEDVRRSLLIALIDRKITKYFSNFDGLVKKLEKDKYFLIMRQSSLETLKEQRFHILDEVKTVNIGNEMAITLSIGIGLNAANYLQNYEYSRIAIEMALGRGGDQVVIKNGNNITYYGGKTQQVEKTTRVKARVKAQALKEFMSTKERVVVMGHKITDVDALGAAIGIYRAGRTLGKTVNIVVNDPTTSIRPLMAGYMNNPDYEPSMFVNSAQAKELVDNNTVVVVVVDTNKPSYTECQDLLYMTKTVVVLDHHRRGSEVIENAVLSYVEPYASSACEMVAEILQYFSDDLRIRNMEADCLYAGIMIDTNNFTTRAGVRTFEAAAFLRRSGADVTRVRKLLRDNLESYKARAEAVRTASIYRNYFAIARCPSEGVDSPTVVGAQAANELLNIAGVKASFVLTQYNDEVYISARAIDEINVQVMMEKMGGGGHMNIAGAQVKASPDEVERMLKEIIDQEYQEENVK
- a CDS encoding NAD-dependent protein deacylase yields the protein MTEEIRKLQELVDQYDNIVFFGGAGVSTESGIPDFRSQDGLYNQKYDYPPETILSHTFFMRKPEEFYKFYRDKMLCDTAKPNAAHLKLAQLEQAGKLKAVITQNIDNLHQMAGSKKVLELHGSVYRNYCMKCGRFYDFAHMKASVGVPRCECGGIIKPDVVLYEEGLDNETINESVKAISQAQVLIIGGTSLAVYPAAGLIDYFRGEHLVVINKMPTPRDRFADLLIKEPIGEVFAQIQVR
- a CDS encoding leucine-rich repeat protein, with protein sequence MKKRFLKNVLALSVAVAVMGTSGPGVYAGEFEGMESSDFSDGTDEVQASEGQSAETQKFGDGTEEVTDAADAEVFSDSAVAAGSDSEGERKYSKNLMEEDGKWRGWIGYENEDGTLTVTGWGNLGGNVDTFLLQIPSSIGGKTVTAIGPYNGSSTDTSDRFYFLDPRTIKALELPDTVTRLAGYSSWYGVFGAFRNLEDLKLPDNPEFKVGDGTSVLFDYSYNEDYMMPHLKSLKMYNKESWNYYGASDKEVMDTITSLTLYGNSEYEEQVYNTETGQYETRIRTELGVSGYPKLQTLVLNGSAETLNVGGSELNTIYSTGSFSTLKLMSCPKLTEFNAECTFDRLYLVDCPELTTVNTKSDLEKVSTERLENCPNFPLKKISIKPEYLDICAYMNSQVEVINMDLSELQWRASLNLATFCKAEHLREINVVRENWGYYSIDGVLYCGGNDSSGEKQLRFYPPAKSSGGSYTLPSDTTAISPFAFYGSKLDKVVIPDNISASYTWISVNVDSYYKNREYFQELQDTNITYIGVGTLSNVKFAMVRGSKAMDYEWNWEDCGSRITSKLNESRIIYYTGGTYKINYDLDGGTNNPGNPTSYVAGEVQSYPLLAPTKKGYTFEKWVDEVGDGVENTKLRKGVYGDRTFKAVWKKNAATPTPTVTPKPTVTPKPTVKPTVTPKPTVKPTVTPKPTPKPTATPKPTATPKPTEAPKPTVTPTATPIPSDPGTVITKDTYKGYTESSLVIDKNVKKIEAGAFADCSNLVSIYFTGDAPEMDANMFTGTYYIGVYYPINNSTWDGKVRKSYGNPYDGIEWEAWDPDTGDYYGKYLPESVDITLSATEFVYNGKAQKPKVKVITKGDDPYEVGDYAYKVTYKNNKNPGTATVTIEGLPSAYYGKVTLSFKILPKGSLLTNTITTKTAGTVKKSQSTKSQTISLGAKCLGGTKLTYTSNDSKVKVSSSGKITIPAKYAGTATITIKAASSKTYKSGSKKVTVSVTPSKVSLSKATNVSGRKLSAQWKRNSSAQGYQVQYATGSNFKTGLKTKTIKKNSTVKATLTSLTKNKTYYVRVRAYTKKGGKTLYSSWSNVKSVKIKK